The genomic DNA GCGCGGCGGGGGCGCGCCCCGCGAGGCGGTAGAGGAGGGGGTCGGCGAAGCCGACCGGCGCCGCGCAGCCCTTCTCCGCGTCCGCGAGGGCCAAGAGCCCGGCCCAGGTGGGCGCGGCGATCGAGGTCCCGCCGTAGGTGGACCAGACGCCGTCCTGGACGACGGCGTCGCCGGTCGAGGAGGAGGAGAAGGCCGAGACGTCCGGCACGAGCCGCCCGGGGGCCCCCGGCGCGACCCCGCGCTGGAAGGAGGGCTCGGGGAAGTCAGCCGAGGCCCCCCCGCCCCCCGAGCCGCCGAAGCTCCCGGGCACGTTCCAGACGCGCTCGCGGAGCTGGCCGCGGGGCCCGGGCGAGAGGGTCGTGCCCCCCACGCCGGTGACGAAGGGCTGGGCCGCGGGGTCCGCCACCGAGAGGGCGTCCGCGGGAGAGCCCCAGCCGGTCGCGCAGTCCTCCGAGCCGTGGTCCCCCGAGGCGGCGACGACGCTCATCCCCCCCGCCGCGGCCTCCTCGAAGATGCTGTCCTCAGCAGCAGAGAGCCCCGGCGAGAGCTCCCCCTCGCAGATCCCCCAGCTCGTCGACAAGACCGCGGCCCGCGAGCCGAGGACGATCGCCGAGTAGGTGTCGATCACCCCGGACTCAGACCACGGCCCCTCGTAGACCGAGAGGCGGGCGCGGGGCGCCACCGAGAGGAGGGACTCGACGTCGCTCGCCGCCTCCCCCGAGCCCGCCCCCACCCCCGCGCCGCCGTCGACGCGCTGCACCGCGAGCCGCGGCGCGAGGCCGTAGCAGGAGGCGTAGCGCGCGACGTCGTCCGCGCGGAAGGGCTCGAGCTCGAAGAGCGCGACGCGCACCCCCTGGCCGAAGTCGCCCGCCCCGTAGAGGGGGGAGAGGTCATAGGCAGACGCCAAGGTGTCGGCGGTCATCCCCCCCGTCGCGACCGCCGCCGCGCAGGGGACGGGGCCGCCCGAGGAGCCCGACGAGGTGACGGCGCGCCCCGGCACGGCGCGGCTTTCGGGCGCGCCCTCGGCGAGCGCGGCGTCGAAGTCGCTCAGCCCCGCGACGAAGGCCACCGCGGGGGCGATCGCGCGCCCGAGGAGCGGCCCCGCGGAGGCGCCGTAGGAGGGGGAGGGGCGTCCCGGCACGCGGTAGTCCGACAAGCCCAGCGAGAAGGCCGACTCCAGCACCCCGGCCGTCGTCGCGTAGGAGACGACGAGGCCGCCGTCGGAGAGCACCCCACCCGAAAGCCCGCGCGCCGCGAGGCCGGAGCGCACCGCCGAGACGACCGCGCGCGACGGCGCGAAGCGCGCCGCCACCGCCGCGGGCGCGAGGAAGTGGCGAAAGCGCGGGCTCGACGGGTCGCTCACCGAGGAGGCGAGCGCCGCGAGCCCCGCCGGGTCGCGCGGCACGAGCACGACGTCGAGGGTGATCGCGCGGCGCGGCGGCACCGGGCCGAGGAGCACCGAGCCGGGGGGCGGCGCGAGCACCCCCCCCAGGCGCACGAGCGAGGATGCCGAGCCGGCGCGCGAGAACAGCGGCGAGAGCGCGAGGCCGGCGAGCACGCCGAGGAGGAGGAGCAGGAGGAGGAGGCATCCACGCGCCCGGGGGAACTGGGCGCGTGGATGCGGTGCTGCCGCCGGCCGGTGGCCCGGGTGGTGCGCGCCGTGGCGGGTGGCGAGGGGGCTCCAGGAGGGCGGTCGCTCGACGGCGGGGTGGCGTGCCGGACGACGCCCGCTCGACGGCGTGGTGTGCTGGGCTCGACTTTCCGACATGGGTGGGTCCATCCGCGGCGTTCGGCGATTCGACTCGTGCCTAACGACCGTTCTCGCGTCCGATGTGAGAGAAGTTGCTGGGTGGCAAGGGAATCCACCGGCAGCGGACGACCGCCGCGCGCTCCACGACGCCCATCCGGCGCGCCCGGCCGTGCGGGTCGGCCAGGCGCTCCGTACGATGCGGCGGGGAGGTGGGGACGATGGCGACCGGCATCGAGGACCGCGCAGCACCGAGGAGCGCTCCGTGGGTGCGCCCGTCGTGACGCCCACCGCCTCCCGATGAGGTCTGTCGATGGCCGGTGAG from Acidimicrobiales bacterium includes the following:
- a CDS encoding S53 family serine peptidase, coding for MSESRAQHTTPSSGRRPARHPAVERPPSWSPLATRHGAHHPGHRPAAAPHPRAQFPRARGCLLLLLLLLGVLAGLALSPLFSRAGSASSLVRLGGVLAPPPGSVLLGPVPPRRAITLDVVLVPRDPAGLAALASSVSDPSSPRFRHFLAPAAVAARFAPSRAVVSAVRSGLAARGLSGGVLSDGGLVVSYATTAGVLESAFSLGLSDYRVPGRPSPSYGASAGPLLGRAIAPAVAFVAGLSDFDAALAEGAPESRAVPGRAVTSSGSSGGPVPCAAAVATGGMTADTLASAYDLSPLYGAGDFGQGVRVALFELEPFRADDVARYASCYGLAPRLAVQRVDGGAGVGAGSGEAASDVESLLSVAPRARLSVYEGPWSESGVIDTYSAIVLGSRAAVLSTSWGICEGELSPGLSAAEDSIFEEAAAGGMSVVAASGDHGSEDCATGWGSPADALSVADPAAQPFVTGVGGTTLSPGPRGQLRERVWNVPGSFGGSGGGGASADFPEPSFQRGVAPGAPGRLVPDVSAFSSSSTGDAVVQDGVWSTYGGTSIAAPTWAGLLALADAEKGCAAPVGFADPLLYRLAGRAPAAHFHDITSGDNDYLGDHPGAYGATVGYDRASGLGSP